CGAATTATCTGGGTGAAATGTCAATATTGCCCTCAGAACTCCAATATATAAGAGCCCACACTCTGGTTGAATGACAGGGCCACCACTCACCACAGGagttctcttctcttctcttctacaGTACGACTGTGAGTGTGAGGCCAAGGAGATGGAGGGGAAGAATAGAGCAGCCGCCATTGCTGCCCTGTGCATGCTCCTTCTCCTCGCGCAGCCAAAGCCATCCCATCAGCAGCCCTCTGGAGTCAACTGCATGTGCTACCAGCACTGCTACCCTGGGTGCAAGGATAGGATCTCGCCGTTGTTCTGCAAGGTCAAGTGTGCTGGTCGCTGCCCCGACGCCATTGATGGCCTTGCCTCCTGCTTGATCGCCTGCGACATGGACTCCATCTGTGACCAGCCAGGGCCGTCAGTCGGTAAGACACTAACAACCTGCCTTATATTGATAGAATATTCGATAGAATATGTGTTTTCATCACACAAACTGTATGGATGCGTTTGCACTGTTTATGTATGAATTATCATGTACAGTGGTAGAATATTTTCTTTTGTGGGGGATATATTGATAGAATGTGTTCTTTTCACTAAGGGAAAAGGAGCCGTCTGTTCTGATGATCTTGGACTATTTTGCAGATGTTGAGGTTTGCAGGAATGTCTGCCACGATATGTGGGTGGCGGGTGGCGCCAACTAACCTTGAAGGGCTGCGAGCAGGTCGGTCATGGGATCATAAACATATGATGTCGAACAGCTGTGGTTGCTGCATCAGTCAATAAAATGTGTTTCGCTTTGGTGCATCACTTGTGTGAAAATTTGTCAATCTTCAGATTATCAATGCATGTGCAAACCCTGCTTATTTTGATTCATCTACAATATTAATTTCCTCTGTCCAGATGGCATGAGCAAACTATTTATCTTCTTTTTAAGAGGAAATAAGCGACATATAAGGTTAACACGTAAAAATTACAAACATTAGCAAACTCATTCAAGCCTTGCCTAAATGTTAACGAAAGAAAAATAATTCGAAATTCATCAGTGAGAACCAGATAAACATTCACCAAGAACAAATGCAGAAAATGGGG
The Triticum aestivum cultivar Chinese Spring unplaced genomic scaffold, IWGSC CS RefSeq v2.1 scaffold163823, whole genome shotgun sequence DNA segment above includes these coding regions:
- the LOC123176509 gene encoding uncharacterized protein — its product is MTGPPLTTGVLFSSLLQYDCECEAKEMEGKNRAAAIAALCMLLLLAQPKPSHQQPSGVNCMCYQHCYPGCKDRISPLFCKVKCAGRCPDAIDGLASCLIACDMDSICDQPGPSVDVEVCRNVCHDMWVAGGAN